The following coding sequences lie in one Pseudomonas svalbardensis genomic window:
- a CDS encoding GNAT family N-acetyltransferase has protein sequence MPLLSLPCKRLTLAVLDPEQATLESDFYRRNLRHLARWSPIRPVDYHSPERIRPRLEVQASAFQAGLAVHFALLDPDNGQMIGACSFSGITRGAFQACYLGYHIDESHQGRGLMQEALEAGIGYMFDEQKLHRIMANYIPGNERSARLLERLGFEREGYAKAYLSIAGRWQDHVLTALINDRFEAPEQRWSSGCSSRARP, from the coding sequence ATGCCGCTGTTGTCCCTGCCCTGTAAACGCTTGACGCTGGCGGTGCTCGACCCTGAACAGGCTACGCTGGAAAGCGACTTCTACCGGCGCAACCTGAGGCATCTCGCCCGGTGGTCGCCGATTCGCCCCGTCGACTATCACAGCCCTGAACGCATCCGCCCGCGCCTTGAGGTGCAAGCCAGCGCTTTCCAGGCCGGTCTGGCGGTGCATTTCGCGTTGCTGGATCCGGACAACGGCCAGATGATCGGCGCATGCAGCTTCAGCGGCATCACTCGCGGGGCGTTTCAGGCCTGCTATCTCGGTTACCACATCGACGAATCTCATCAGGGCCGGGGCTTGATGCAGGAAGCTCTGGAAGCGGGGATCGGCTACATGTTCGATGAGCAGAAGCTGCACCGGATCATGGCCAATTACATCCCTGGCAATGAACGCAGTGCGCGTCTGCTGGAGCGCCTGGGATTTGAACGTGAGGGCTATGCCAAGGCCTACCTGAGTATCGCCGGGCGCTGGCAGGATCATGTGTTAACGGCGTTGATCAATGATCGCTTTGAAGCACCGGAACAGCGCTGGTCCAGCGGTTGCTCCAGCCGCGCTCGCCCATAG
- a CDS encoding histidine phosphatase family protein: MELRLSLFGVKRSIDLSRCARYRNVAVVLASALLVIPLTVWLLQPAAVPDLAHGNVAGARALAADWAKGNVIVLVRHVERCDHSSAACLNGNDGITDRSRSVAVGVGAQFEQLGLNKADIYNSPVIRTAQTAGYMFNKVGVGEDWLINCKGTMLRDALAHKIAGRNLILVTHSECMSQLEKDLKLPASTLGYGASLFISAETPQAPRMLGFIEASDWRSVTAE, from the coding sequence GTGGAATTGAGACTGAGTCTGTTCGGGGTAAAACGCTCGATTGATCTGAGCCGTTGTGCCCGCTATCGCAATGTGGCTGTCGTGCTTGCCTCGGCGTTGTTGGTGATTCCGCTCACTGTGTGGCTGTTGCAGCCGGCCGCTGTACCGGACCTGGCCCATGGCAATGTGGCCGGCGCCCGGGCGTTGGCGGCCGATTGGGCCAAAGGCAACGTAATCGTGCTGGTGCGTCATGTCGAACGCTGCGATCACTCCAGCGCAGCCTGCCTGAACGGCAACGATGGCATTACCGATCGCTCTCGCAGCGTCGCGGTGGGTGTTGGTGCTCAGTTCGAACAACTGGGGCTGAACAAGGCTGATATCTACAACAGCCCCGTCATCCGCACCGCACAGACCGCTGGCTACATGTTCAACAAGGTCGGGGTGGGTGAAGACTGGTTGATCAATTGCAAGGGCACCATGCTGCGTGACGCTCTGGCGCACAAGATAGCCGGGCGGAACCTGATTCTGGTGACCCACAGCGAATGCATGTCGCAACTGGAGAAAGACCTCAAGTTGCCTGCCTCTACGCTGGGCTACGGCGCTTCTTTGTTTATCTCGGCCGAAACGCCTCAGGCACCCCGCATGCTCGGTTTCATCGAAGCCTCGGATTGGCGCTCGGTGACCGCCGAATGA
- a CDS encoding Tc toxin subunit A, which produces MDGYPLLQALITANSPEKHRDLQKLFKDTLKLTSVFDITRLTEASFKKKVGDAINRDSTLKGHASSIDIGTLYDNAKCLAAQVSHLYREQQLSSGQTQHHWHPPGIRAVEKQGPTYTNLFQENWDESCKVDSIAAIDSPVAYLRALYLFAKQLETSASQSANETVDRILLKKRRPDLEALSIDQQNTFTAQPMLKIVNDILNTNIQEALKRTVDKNKSTYDVLAQRRYPFVLPYNIFHHQCLLGLSGKTPSLGELNYLISPHLPITQTVNIQYGQVRTSTAIEAQQLLSGLSPQQQALLTEVPGKDKQYWQSLYGTDAPASLNNMASFMERTELNAGQIEALLSQGKHAPRQSSNDPTAVSLPGPYGARYINGPFPVGTTTANNMTIIKNEGVKKIAEATDQRLVRLQRMIRLQRWLDIPFAELDTLIIGAFESQVPRNTLMQLDAYTVRTLGVYRYFNRRYSINAEEFAALLYRVSPSATGDVPALFDRVFNPARLFDTPLVLDDRSFSTDDSDRASHTVLQHLSASLGLPLTDDSLLLIVRNTQRYVGPLKCDLDTLSSIYRQARIARMFGISIADNAMLANLLGGERISRCLVNVNASIRTIHIVAKKDTQTVEVVAHFRVPSQFDTNSPPKLLPGSTLTTSTSWYANKDTINDLYIHFPDNFPTRQRKIKIFDIPTVAHDEVVSLEGVGIAVFNGNFDEMLSDEPVLASMTQLPENNLERALDYNNVKLTQSEPQGLDTLNLLDVLMQMDWITNWLRESAYDIPKLRRLLEPMGSDDHSFRDLRQHLTKLNGDTLQCVVTPREIAERSLPKDVEWRVLLAKTLLDDKGLVKNFAPAIEDDVPQKLATALEAVIDPLPLSNVLKDDCKKKLKDLLLLAHDRQQHLIEKFLQETSQLPMNCAKGVLLWANSSGHEVLTAALSDAHSTTLPTALHPVLRHADAAVQLHLSNSALRLFLSHPEWLETPNTQLKLTLSSLYLLDRFNHCMTTHQHPEESLLSYLGFANSTTDTTTTNSFLAKLLGWTPTEVSVVTTTLASRKAQTMKDVDWVMRCHATCKATGLSATSLLSATALNNASASDAWKKVGEAVMAASH; this is translated from the coding sequence ATGGACGGCTATCCATTACTCCAGGCACTTATCACGGCCAACAGTCCCGAGAAACACCGGGATCTGCAAAAACTCTTCAAAGACACACTGAAGCTCACTTCAGTGTTCGATATCACCCGACTGACCGAAGCCAGCTTCAAGAAAAAAGTCGGGGACGCGATCAACCGTGACAGTACGCTCAAAGGGCACGCCTCCAGCATCGACATCGGGACGCTCTACGACAACGCCAAGTGTCTTGCCGCCCAGGTCAGCCATTTGTACCGGGAACAACAACTCTCATCCGGACAAACGCAACACCATTGGCACCCACCAGGTATTCGTGCCGTCGAGAAACAAGGCCCCACCTATACCAATCTGTTTCAGGAAAACTGGGACGAGTCCTGCAAAGTCGATTCGATCGCGGCAATCGACTCACCAGTCGCTTACCTCAGAGCGCTGTACCTGTTTGCCAAGCAACTGGAAACCAGTGCCTCGCAATCAGCAAATGAGACCGTCGACCGAATCCTGCTGAAAAAACGACGCCCGGATCTCGAAGCTCTGTCGATCGACCAGCAAAATACCTTCACTGCACAGCCCATGCTCAAGATCGTCAATGACATCCTGAACACGAATATTCAGGAGGCACTGAAGCGTACCGTCGACAAAAACAAATCAACGTATGACGTGTTGGCGCAACGACGTTATCCCTTCGTTCTTCCTTACAACATTTTTCATCATCAGTGCCTGCTGGGCCTCAGTGGAAAAACACCTTCGCTGGGAGAATTGAACTACCTCATCAGCCCCCACCTCCCCATCACCCAGACAGTCAACATTCAGTATGGCCAGGTACGGACATCCACTGCTATCGAAGCCCAACAACTGTTGTCCGGGCTGAGTCCACAGCAGCAGGCATTACTGACAGAAGTCCCCGGAAAGGATAAGCAGTATTGGCAAAGCCTCTATGGCACCGATGCACCTGCCAGCCTGAACAACATGGCAAGCTTTATGGAGCGCACCGAACTGAATGCAGGGCAAATCGAAGCGCTGCTCTCGCAAGGCAAACATGCCCCACGCCAATCCAGCAATGACCCAACGGCCGTTTCACTTCCCGGCCCGTATGGTGCTCGTTATATAAACGGTCCTTTCCCGGTCGGCACAACCACCGCCAACAACATGACAATCATCAAAAATGAGGGGGTTAAAAAGATAGCCGAGGCGACAGACCAGCGACTCGTACGCCTGCAACGGATGATCCGCTTGCAACGCTGGCTCGATATCCCTTTCGCCGAATTGGATACCCTGATCATCGGCGCGTTTGAATCACAAGTGCCGCGTAACACGCTCATGCAACTCGACGCTTATACGGTGCGTACTTTGGGTGTTTATCGCTACTTTAACCGTCGGTACTCGATCAACGCCGAAGAGTTTGCTGCTTTGCTTTATCGAGTATCCCCCTCTGCCACCGGAGATGTCCCCGCCTTATTCGACCGGGTATTCAATCCGGCCCGACTGTTCGATACGCCGCTGGTACTCGATGATCGATCATTCTCTACTGACGACTCGGACCGGGCCTCGCACACCGTCCTCCAGCACTTGAGTGCCAGCCTTGGCCTGCCTCTGACCGATGACTCGCTATTACTGATCGTCAGGAACACGCAGCGGTATGTTGGTCCGCTCAAGTGTGATTTAGACACGCTGTCCTCAATCTACCGGCAGGCGCGGATCGCTCGAATGTTCGGTATCTCGATTGCTGACAATGCGATGCTGGCGAACTTGCTGGGAGGGGAACGCATTTCCAGATGTCTGGTAAATGTAAACGCAAGCATTCGTACAATCCACATAGTTGCCAAGAAGGATACGCAGACTGTCGAAGTGGTCGCACACTTTCGCGTCCCCAGTCAGTTCGATACAAACTCCCCCCCCAAGCTCTTGCCTGGATCAACACTGACAACCAGTACTTCATGGTATGCCAACAAAGATACTATCAATGATCTTTACATCCACTTTCCCGACAATTTCCCGACCCGGCAGAGGAAGATCAAAATCTTCGACATTCCTACCGTTGCCCATGATGAAGTGGTGTCTCTAGAGGGAGTTGGAATCGCAGTGTTCAACGGTAATTTCGATGAGATGCTAAGCGATGAGCCTGTTCTGGCATCGATGACACAACTCCCCGAGAACAACCTCGAGCGCGCTCTGGATTACAACAATGTCAAGCTCACACAGAGTGAGCCTCAGGGGCTCGATACACTCAACTTGCTTGACGTGCTGATGCAAATGGACTGGATCACTAACTGGCTCAGGGAGTCCGCCTACGACATTCCCAAGCTGCGACGCCTCCTGGAGCCCATGGGCAGCGATGATCATTCGTTTCGAGATTTGCGGCAACATCTCACCAAGCTGAACGGCGATACCCTCCAGTGTGTGGTAACCCCACGAGAAATAGCAGAGCGATCGCTTCCAAAAGACGTCGAGTGGCGTGTCCTCCTGGCTAAAACATTGCTTGATGACAAAGGCCTGGTGAAAAACTTCGCGCCTGCAATCGAAGACGATGTGCCGCAGAAACTGGCCACCGCCCTGGAGGCCGTTATCGACCCACTACCGCTGAGCAACGTGCTCAAAGACGACTGCAAGAAAAAACTCAAAGACCTGCTGCTGCTTGCCCACGATCGACAGCAGCACCTGATAGAGAAGTTCTTGCAGGAAACCTCTCAGCTCCCCATGAACTGCGCAAAGGGGGTGCTGTTATGGGCAAACTCCTCGGGCCACGAGGTCCTGACTGCGGCGCTGAGTGATGCACACTCGACCACGCTCCCCACAGCACTCCACCCGGTTCTGCGCCACGCTGATGCGGCCGTTCAGCTGCATCTGAGCAACAGCGCCCTGCGCTTGTTCCTGAGCCATCCCGAGTGGCTGGAAACACCAAACACGCAGCTGAAACTGACACTCAGCAGCTTGTACCTACTGGATAGGTTCAACCATTGCATGACCACCCATCAGCACCCGGAGGAAAGCCTTCTGAGCTATCTGGGGTTTGCCAATTCAACCACCGACACCACGACAACGAACAGTTTCCTGGCCAAATTGCTGGGCTGGACGCCGACTGAAGTCAGTGTGGTGACCACAACGCTGGCGTCCCGCAAAGCCCAAACAATGAAGGATGTGGATTGGGTAATGCGTTGCCATGCAACCTGCAAGGCCACGGGGCTGAGCGCAACCTCACTCCTCAGCGCAACCGCCCTGAACAACGCAAGCGCGTCAGACGCCTGGAAGAAGGTCGGTGAAGCCGTCATGGCCGCCAGTCATTGA
- a CDS encoding phosphatase PAP2 family protein: MLTSSRYRFYWVNFGIPLACAVVVFLLFDLTRIDIAFNDLFYDPVTQTFPLDHVHLFEKITHKWARIIPNWTGELAIVGALLSFLWPRLKAEKHSKIIAFLEKTKAAPVLRFASKHRRDFLYVVFAFSISTGVIHYLKGHTSVYCPIETTQYAGTVEHKEWYQNFDLLKVAGDGRCWPGGHASGGFTMLALYFVARRYRWRYSKAVMYGSLLLGFVYGTTRVLQGWHYMSHTFWAGIFVWLACLLTALAFYGRARLEQPLDQRCSGASKRSLINAVNT; this comes from the coding sequence ATGCTGACTTCGTCCCGTTACCGCTTCTATTGGGTGAACTTCGGCATTCCGCTGGCCTGTGCGGTCGTGGTTTTCCTGCTGTTCGACCTGACCAGAATCGACATCGCTTTCAATGATCTTTTTTATGACCCGGTCACGCAGACGTTTCCGCTGGATCATGTCCATCTGTTCGAAAAGATCACCCATAAATGGGCGCGGATCATCCCGAACTGGACCGGAGAATTAGCGATTGTCGGTGCCTTGCTGTCGTTTCTCTGGCCGCGTCTGAAGGCCGAAAAGCATTCGAAAATCATCGCATTCCTGGAAAAGACCAAAGCCGCGCCAGTGCTTCGGTTTGCCAGCAAGCACCGTCGGGATTTCCTCTACGTGGTGTTCGCGTTCTCCATCAGCACCGGGGTAATCCACTACCTCAAGGGCCACACCAGCGTGTACTGCCCGATCGAAACGACCCAATACGCGGGGACGGTCGAGCATAAGGAGTGGTATCAGAATTTCGACCTGCTGAAAGTTGCGGGTGATGGTCGCTGCTGGCCGGGCGGACATGCCTCGGGCGGTTTCACCATGCTGGCGTTGTACTTCGTGGCGCGTCGTTACCGCTGGCGCTATTCCAAAGCGGTGATGTATGGCTCGCTGCTGCTCGGCTTCGTCTACGGCACGACGCGGGTTCTGCAAGGCTGGCACTACATGTCCCACACCTTCTGGGCCGGGATTTTCGTATGGCTGGCGTGTTTGCTGACAGCGCTGGCGTTCTATGGGCGAGCGCGGCTGGAGCAACCGCTGGACCAGCGCTGTTCCGGTGCTTCAAAGCGATCATTGATCAACGCCGTTAACACATGA
- a CDS encoding methyl-accepting chemotaxis protein codes for MGVTLRDLISGIRDGVTQIASAAEELSAVTEQTSAGVNSQKIETDQVATAMHEMTATVQEVARNAEEASQAAAAADGEAREGDKVVNEAIAQIERLATEVARSTEAMSVLQQESDKIGSVMDVIKAVAEQTNLLALNAAIEAARAGEAGRGFAVVADEVRGLAQRTQKSTEEIEGLVAGLQNGTQQVSAVMNNSRALTDSSVALTRKAGVSLENITRTVSNIQSMNQQIAAAAEQQSAVAEEISRSIINVRDVSEQTAAASDETAASSVELARLGNQLQMMVSHFKV; via the coding sequence ATGGGCGTGACCCTGCGCGACTTGATCAGCGGCATCCGCGACGGCGTCACCCAGATCGCCAGCGCCGCCGAAGAATTGTCTGCCGTGACCGAGCAAACCAGCGCCGGGGTCAACAGCCAGAAGATCGAAACCGATCAAGTGGCCACCGCCATGCACGAGATGACCGCCACCGTGCAGGAAGTCGCGCGCAACGCCGAAGAAGCCTCCCAGGCGGCGGCCGCTGCTGACGGCGAAGCCCGCGAAGGCGACAAGGTTGTCAACGAAGCCATCGCCCAGATCGAACGTCTGGCCACCGAAGTGGCGCGCTCCACCGAAGCCATGAGCGTGCTGCAACAGGAAAGCGACAAGATCGGCAGCGTCATGGACGTGATCAAGGCCGTGGCCGAACAGACCAACCTGCTGGCGCTCAACGCCGCCATCGAAGCGGCTCGTGCCGGTGAAGCCGGTCGTGGCTTTGCCGTGGTTGCCGACGAAGTCCGTGGCCTGGCTCAGCGCACTCAGAAGTCCACCGAAGAAATCGAAGGCCTGGTGGCCGGTTTGCAGAACGGTACTCAACAAGTGTCGGCGGTGATGAACAACAGCCGCGCCCTCACCGACAGCAGCGTCGCGCTGACTCGCAAGGCTGGCGTGTCACTGGAAAACATCACCCGCACGGTGTCCAACATCCAGTCGATGAACCAGCAGATTGCTGCCGCCGCCGAGCAGCAAAGCGCCGTGGCTGAAGAGATCAGCCGCAGCATCATCAACGTGCGCGACGTGTCCGAACAGACCGCCGCCGCCAGCGACGAAACGGCTGCGTCCAGTGTTGAACTGGCGCGGCTGGGTAATCAGTTGCAGATGATGGTTAGCCACTTCAAGGTGTGA
- a CDS encoding neuraminidase-like domain-containing protein yields the protein MSITIEKQLNESLRDAQLALYLSAIVPEDEMLKSLKIAEHLKTPNDLYHYWLLDVLVSQDVPTSPVACAIASLQQYINSILANMEPGYHTANIPADQIETWRTVMHHYPTWAANQQLHYFPAVYLDPTLRKTRTDSFQQLENDINQNQLTSESVQTAVLAYLTRLEEVANLTILNGYIDGNDFANSTYYFIAKSRAANTYYWRSLDMAKRPHMGNSVASAKYDAPEPEAWSDWKRANLPISESAIEHTIRPVMFNNRLYVIWAECIFQDGTAVTKTAEASTERPETNPLFRLNLCYKKYDESWSTPQTCLQGYASRALFHGKNLADIKLDTHTIALNDEHHSTHSLHIGLYVNDQLPRSDIAPQFQLSMDIDRDSNITTSPTRSNTEELAIAIMHKLLHSGIPFTAASEWNKANKRTLQFSRINADSDKLKAPRFDFRLADNSGTTEFIDFAKSAIEKSDGSVTKDRTPIRMNITFARHLIERAETGMDKLLSWETQHLQEPSFEATGTPEKMDFYGAYGRYFVELFLYLPWLVAHRFNLERQYGEAERWLQYVFNPGRKKINEGNPDYWNAVPLISATPAPGQPSYAIQGPQDPHQIALSYPVHFRKALYMLYIDILANRGDTAYRTLTSDGLAEAKLWYIRALDLLGPRPDLRQTDLWSTVTLQKFSDETNSTLRAFENELGIKKKNQPTTTSSNVAPEVCVRPYAPPPSVHAIDTPHLRLPFNPVLISRWEKLESRLHNLRHNLDIVGKPLSLSLFTAPAAPGDLLRSNPQRAAEPGIDRRPSLDIPPYRFSTLHAHAISAVDTVIQFGTSLLSFIERTEQAIYQEIQQQHLWDLANITVDLQTQALKIDQKNKEALLASKAIVEGRVDYYSQLVNEVVNPGEVAAATLHLTGRIAEASAYAAQVAGHGLKVLPNIFGLADGGHRVEGVPFAVMAGAQGAAAAAHGAGESLERAEQYRRRHQEWTLARDQAKLEIAQLDAQLALEAERETASLLLLRQTQTALNQARTTYDFLSKRFTSSQLYQWFTGQLSIFYYQAYDEALSLCQLTESCWRYEMAEYSTQPFFQPQGWNSTYRGLGPGESMKLGLLKMKSAYLLGHERELEIRKTVSLRLLKDKDKAPASINKPWNDTPVEGGRPSVTGLKSGLISNGSCEFELTQPLFDNDYPGHCLRRIKSISISLPAILGPYEDIRATLTQTSSDVVMPNGSKMSSRRASQQIALSTGIDDSGLFTLNFQDERYLPFEYTGAISKWKLSFPNHTAQKAMLESLTDIIVQVQYTAKADGGAR from the coding sequence ATGTCTATCACCATTGAAAAGCAACTTAATGAAAGTTTGCGTGATGCTCAGCTCGCACTCTATCTGTCAGCGATCGTGCCTGAAGACGAGATGTTGAAGTCGCTGAAGATCGCCGAACATCTCAAGACGCCTAACGACCTCTACCACTACTGGCTTCTCGATGTGCTGGTCAGCCAGGACGTACCCACCAGCCCGGTGGCTTGCGCCATTGCCAGCCTGCAGCAATACATCAACAGCATTCTGGCCAACATGGAGCCCGGGTATCACACGGCGAATATCCCGGCCGACCAGATCGAGACCTGGCGTACCGTGATGCATCACTATCCGACCTGGGCGGCCAACCAGCAGTTGCATTATTTCCCTGCGGTCTATCTGGACCCGACCCTTCGCAAGACCAGGACCGACAGTTTTCAGCAACTGGAAAACGACATCAACCAGAACCAACTCACCTCCGAGTCCGTTCAGACGGCCGTCCTGGCCTACCTGACAAGACTCGAAGAAGTTGCCAACCTGACCATACTCAATGGTTACATCGACGGAAACGATTTCGCCAACAGCACCTATTACTTCATTGCCAAATCCCGCGCCGCGAATACTTACTATTGGCGCTCGCTGGACATGGCCAAGCGTCCCCATATGGGAAACTCTGTGGCGTCCGCCAAGTACGATGCCCCCGAGCCAGAGGCCTGGTCGGACTGGAAACGCGCCAACCTGCCGATTTCCGAAAGCGCCATCGAACATACCATTCGCCCGGTCATGTTCAACAATCGTCTGTACGTGATCTGGGCCGAGTGCATCTTTCAGGATGGTACGGCGGTCACCAAGACGGCAGAAGCCAGCACAGAAAGACCTGAAACCAATCCGCTGTTTCGTTTGAACCTGTGCTACAAAAAATATGATGAGAGCTGGAGCACCCCGCAGACCTGTCTACAGGGTTACGCTTCACGTGCATTGTTTCACGGTAAGAACCTGGCCGATATCAAGCTGGACACACACACCATTGCCCTCAATGACGAGCATCACTCAACGCATTCATTGCACATTGGCCTGTATGTAAACGACCAGCTCCCCAGGTCAGATATTGCGCCGCAGTTCCAACTATCGATGGATATCGATAGAGACTCGAATATCACAACGAGTCCTACACGATCCAACACTGAAGAACTTGCCATAGCAATAATGCATAAGCTTCTTCATTCGGGTATTCCTTTCACGGCTGCCAGCGAGTGGAATAAGGCAAACAAAAGAACACTCCAGTTCAGCCGAATAAACGCGGACAGCGACAAACTTAAAGCCCCTCGATTTGACTTTCGCCTGGCCGATAATTCAGGCACGACAGAATTTATTGACTTTGCAAAGTCCGCAATAGAAAAAAGTGACGGCTCGGTAACCAAAGATCGCACTCCCATCCGAATGAACATCACCTTCGCCAGGCATCTGATCGAGCGCGCCGAAACGGGCATGGACAAACTGCTGAGCTGGGAGACTCAGCACCTGCAGGAGCCTTCTTTTGAAGCAACCGGTACGCCTGAGAAAATGGATTTCTACGGCGCCTATGGTCGCTACTTTGTAGAGTTGTTCCTTTATCTTCCATGGCTGGTGGCACACCGCTTTAACCTGGAGCGCCAATACGGTGAGGCCGAACGCTGGTTGCAATACGTGTTCAACCCTGGCCGCAAAAAAATCAATGAAGGCAACCCCGACTATTGGAATGCCGTGCCATTGATCAGCGCCACTCCAGCCCCCGGCCAACCCAGCTACGCCATCCAGGGCCCACAAGACCCGCATCAGATTGCCCTTAGTTATCCCGTGCACTTTCGCAAAGCCTTGTACATGCTCTACATTGATATCCTGGCCAATCGCGGTGACACGGCATACCGCACGTTGACCTCCGATGGGCTGGCGGAAGCCAAGCTCTGGTACATCCGCGCACTGGACCTGCTGGGCCCTCGCCCGGATCTAAGACAAACCGACCTCTGGTCTACCGTCACACTGCAAAAATTCAGTGACGAGACCAACAGCACACTGCGCGCTTTTGAGAATGAGCTTGGCATAAAGAAAAAAAATCAACCGACAACAACCTCCTCCAACGTTGCGCCCGAGGTGTGCGTGCGTCCGTATGCACCGCCCCCCTCGGTACACGCGATTGACACGCCACACTTGCGTCTACCGTTCAACCCGGTGCTGATCTCGCGCTGGGAAAAGCTGGAAAGTCGCTTGCACAACCTTAGACATAATCTCGACATTGTCGGCAAGCCACTGAGTCTCTCCCTCTTCACGGCGCCCGCTGCACCAGGCGACTTACTGCGCTCCAATCCTCAGCGTGCGGCAGAACCCGGCATTGACCGACGCCCAAGTCTGGATATCCCGCCCTACCGCTTCAGCACCCTGCATGCCCATGCCATAAGCGCGGTAGATACCGTGATTCAGTTCGGTACATCGCTGTTGTCATTCATCGAGCGTACCGAGCAAGCCATCTATCAGGAAATTCAGCAGCAACACCTCTGGGATTTGGCAAACATTACCGTCGACCTACAAACCCAGGCGTTGAAGATCGACCAAAAGAACAAGGAGGCCTTGCTTGCCAGTAAAGCCATTGTCGAGGGGCGTGTGGATTATTACAGTCAACTGGTCAATGAGGTGGTCAACCCTGGAGAAGTCGCCGCCGCCACATTGCACCTCACAGGGCGTATTGCTGAAGCCTCTGCCTACGCTGCCCAGGTGGCCGGCCACGGCCTGAAGGTCCTCCCCAACATTTTTGGCTTGGCTGACGGCGGTCATCGCGTCGAGGGGGTGCCCTTTGCGGTCATGGCCGGAGCTCAAGGCGCGGCAGCAGCTGCTCATGGCGCTGGCGAATCCCTCGAACGTGCTGAGCAATACCGTCGTCGCCATCAGGAGTGGACGCTCGCTCGCGATCAGGCAAAACTCGAAATCGCACAACTCGATGCACAACTGGCACTTGAAGCCGAACGGGAGACAGCCTCTCTGCTGCTGTTGCGACAGACTCAAACGGCACTCAACCAAGCCAGAACCACCTACGACTTCCTCAGCAAGCGCTTTACCAGCTCGCAGCTTTACCAGTGGTTCACTGGCCAGCTGTCCATCTTCTATTACCAAGCGTATGACGAAGCCTTGTCGCTGTGCCAACTCACCGAGTCGTGTTGGCGCTACGAGATGGCCGAGTATTCGACACAGCCGTTCTTCCAGCCTCAGGGCTGGAACAGTACCTATCGCGGACTCGGCCCTGGGGAGTCGATGAAGCTGGGCTTGCTGAAGATGAAGAGCGCCTACCTTTTGGGTCATGAGCGCGAGCTGGAAATTCGCAAGACCGTGTCGTTACGCCTGCTCAAAGACAAGGACAAGGCCCCTGCATCCATCAATAAGCCCTGGAACGATACGCCCGTGGAGGGTGGGAGACCTTCGGTCACAGGCCTCAAGTCAGGTCTTATAAGTAATGGCTCATGTGAATTCGAACTGACCCAGCCCCTGTTTGACAATGACTACCCAGGGCACTGCCTGCGCCGCATCAAGAGCATCAGCATCTCCCTGCCGGCGATCCTGGGCCCTTATGAGGATATCCGCGCTACCCTGACCCAGACCAGCAGCGATGTTGTCATGCCCAACGGCAGCAAGATGAGTAGCCGACGAGCCAGTCAGCAAATAGCCCTTTCGACCGGTATCGACGACAGCGGTCTGTTCACGTTGAACTTTCAGGACGAACGCTATCTACCCTTCGAGTACACCGGCGCAATTTCAAAATGGAAGCTGTCGTTCCCTAATCACACCGCTCAGAAAGCCATGCTCGAATCGCTCACCGATATCATCGTGCAGGTGCAGTACACCGCCAAGGCTGATGGGGGTGCCCGATGA